A single genomic interval of Orcinus orca chromosome 19, mOrcOrc1.1, whole genome shotgun sequence harbors:
- the KPNB1 gene encoding importin subunit beta-1, translating to MELITILEKTVSPDRLELEAAQKFLERAAVENLPTFLVELSRVLANPGNSQVARVAAGLQIKNSLTSKDPDIKTQYQQRWLAIDANARREVKNYVLQTLGTETYRPSSASQCVAGIACAEIPVNQWPELIPQLVANVTNPNSTEHMKESTLEAIGYICQDIDPEQLQDKSNEILTAIIQGMRKEEPSNNVKLAATNALLNSLEFTKANFDKESERHFIMQVVCEATQCPDTRVRVAALQNLVKIMSLYYQYMETYMGPALFAITIEAMKSDIDEVALQGIEFWSNVCDEEMDLAIEASEAAEQGRPPEHTSKFYAKGALQYLVPILTQTLTKQDENDDDDDWNPCKAAGVCLMLLATCCEDDIVPHVLPFIKEHIKNPDWRYRDAAVMAFGCILEGPEPNQLKPLVIQAMPTLIELMKDPSVVVRDTTAWTVGRICELLPEAAINDVYLTPLLQCLIEGLSAEPRVASNVCWAFSSLAEAAYEAADVADDQEEPATYCLSSSFELIVQKLLETTDRPDGHQNNLRSSAYESLMEIVKNSAKDCYPAVQKTTLVIMERLQQVLQMESHIQSTSDRIQFNDLQSLLCATLQNVLRKVQHQDALQISDVVMASLLRMFQSTAGSGGVQEDALMAVSTLVEVLGGEFLKYMEAFKPFLGIGLKNYAEYQVCLAAVGLVGDLCRALQSNILPFCDEVMQLLLENLGNENVHRSVKPQILSVFGDIALAIGGEFKKYLEVVLNTLQQASQAQVDKSDYDMVDYLNELREGCLEAYTGIVQGLKGDQENVHPDVMLVQPRVEFILSFIDHIAGDEDHTDGVVACAAGLIGDLCTAFGKDVLKLVEARPMIHELLTEGRRSKTNKAKTLATWATKELRKLKNQA from the exons ATGGAGCTTATCACCATCCTCGAGAAGACCGTGTCTCCCG ATCGGCTGGAACTGGAAGCGGCGCAGAAGTTCCTGGAGCGTGCGGCCGTGGAGAACCTG CCCACTTTCCTTGTGGAACTGTCCAGAGTGCTGGCAAATCCAGGAAACAGTCAGGTTGCCAGAGTTGCAGCTGGTCTACAAATCAAGAATTCTTTGACATCTAAAGATCCAGATATCAAGACACAGTACCAGCAGAGGTGGCTTGCTATTGATGCTAATGCTCGACGGGAAGTCAAAAATTAT GTTTTGCAGACTTTGGGCACAGAAACTTACCGGCCTAGTTCTGCCTCGCAGTGTGTGGCTGGTATTGCTTGTGCAGAGATCCCAGTGAACCAATGGCCAGAACTCATTCCTCAGCTGGTGGCCAATGTCACAAACCCCAACAGCACAGAGCACATGAAAGAGTCGACATTGGAAGCTATTGGTTACATTTGCCAAGATATA GACCCAGAGCAgctacaggataaatccaatgagaTTCTGACTGCCATAATCCAGGGGATGAGGAAAGAAGAGCCTAGTAATAATGTGAAGCTAGCGGCTACTAATGCACTCCTGAACTCACTGGAGTTCACCAAAGCAAACTTTGACAAAGAG tCCGAAAGGCACTTTATTATGCAGGTGGTCTGTGAAGCCACACAGTGTCCAGATACAAGG GTACGAGTGGCTGCCTTACAGAATCTGGTGAAGATAATGTCCTTATATTATCAGTACATGGAGACATATATGGGTCCTGCTCTTTTTGca ATCACAATTGAAGCAATGAAAAGTGATATTGATGAGGTGGCCCTACAAGGGATAGAATTCTGGTCCAATGTCTGTGATGAGGAAATGGACTTGGCCATTGAAGCTTCAGAG GCAGCAGAACAAGGACGGCCCCCTGAGCACACCAGCAAGTTTTATGCCAAGGGAGCACTACAATACCTGGTTCCAATCCTCACACAGACACTAACTAAACAG GATGAAAATGATGATGACGACGACTGGAACCCCTGCAAAGCAGCTGGGGTGTGCCTCATGCTCCTGGCCACCTGCTGTGAAGATGACATTGTCCCGCATGTCCTCCCCTTCATCAAGGAACACATCAAGAACCCTGATTGGCGGTACCGGGATGCAGCAGTGATGGCTTTCGGCTGTATCTTGGAAGGACCAGAGCCCAATCAGCTCAAACCACTAGTTATACAG GCTATGCCCACCTTAATAGAATTAATGAAAGACCCCAGTGTAGTTGTTCGAGACACAACTGCATGGACTGTGGGCAGAATCTGTGAACTGCTTCCCGAAGCTGCCATCAATGATGTCTACTTGACTCCCCTGCTGCAGTGTCTGATTGAGGGCCTCAGTGCTGAACCCAGAGTGGCTTCAAATGTGTGCTGG GCTTTCTCCAGTCTGGCTGAAGCTGCTTATGAAGCTGCAGATGTAGCTGATGATCAGGAAGAACCAGCTACCTATTGCTTATCTTCTTCTTTTGAACTTATAGTTCAGAAGCTCTTGGAGACCACAGACAG ACCTGATGGACACCAGAACAACCTGAGGAGTTCTGCGTATGAATCTCTGATGGAAATTGTGAAAAACAGTGCCAAGGATTGTTACCCTGCAGTTCAGAAAACGACTCTAGTCATCATGGAACGACTACAGCAGGTGCTCCAGATGGAG tCGCATATCCAGAGCACATCGGATAGGATCCAGTTCAATGACCTTCAGTCTTTACTCTGCGCAACTCTTCAG AATGTTCTCCGGAAAGTGCAACATCAAGATGCTTTGCAGATCTCTGATGTGGTCATGGCTTCCCTGTTAAGGATGTTCCAAAGCACAGCTGGGTCTGGGGGAGTGCAAGAGGATGCCCTAATGGCAGTTAGCACACTGGTGGAAG TGTTGGGTGGTGAATTCTTAAAGTACATGGAGGCCTTTAAACCCTTCCTGGGCATTGGATTGAAAAATTATGCTGAGTACCAG GTTTGTTTGGCAGCTGTGGGCTTAGTGGGAGACTTATGCCGTGCCCTGCAATCCAACATCTTACCTTTCTGTGATGAGGTGATGCAGCTCTTACTGGAGAACTTGGGG AATGAAAATGTCCACAGGTCTGTGAAGCCACAGATTCTGTCAGTGTTTGGTGATATTGCCCTTGCTATTGGtggagagtttaaaaaatatctagaggTTGTATTGAATACTCTTCAGCAGGCCTCCCAAGCCCAGGTGGACAAG TCAGACTATGACATGGTGGATTATCTGAATGAGCTAAGGGAAGGCTGCTTGGAAGCCTATACTGGAATTGTCCAGGGATTGAAGGGAGACCAGGAGAACGTACACC CGGATGTGATGCTGGTACAACCCAGAGTAGAATTTATTCTGTCTTTCATTGACCACATTGCTGGAGATGAGGATCATACAGACGGAGTAGTGGCTTGTGCTGCTGGACTGATCGG GGACTTGTGTACAGCATTTGGGAAGGATGTACTGAAATTAGTAGAAGCTAGGCCAATGATCCATGAACTGTTAACTGAAGGACGGAGATCGAAGACTAACAAAGCAAAAACCCTTGCTACATGGGCAACAAAAgaactgaggaaactgaagaaccAAGCTTG A